One Microbacterium sp. zg-B96 genomic region harbors:
- a CDS encoding MFS transporter, with the protein MSRPAAAGSASHPSRQGGVLALVGIVLFAFSLRSAVASLSPLVGLISEDFALPASVLGLIGTAPPVCFAVFGLLAPQFEKRFGVEKVTVAAITVVAAGLVARGFAVDSLSLLAATALIFAGVGVGNILLPPLVKKYFPRRVGLLTTVYTTTMAVATFTPPLIAVPVAGIAGWRLSLGAWAVFAALATLPWLLMLWRARADVPEEIESATPRLFARLWRLPLAWALAVAFGVSSTLAYTSFGWLPTILVDIAGVTPETAGALLSLFALMGLPASLLVPLLVARLRAEKVLFAVAVVAGLAGLAGLIFAPQAAPTLWVALLGTAPLLFPMILVMLGLRTRTHETALALSGFVQSIGYAITAVFPLAIGLLHDATDGWTLPLWVLVGVVAAAVPAGYVITRARSVEEDWERRYGTW; encoded by the coding sequence TTGAGCCGGCCTGCAGCGGCCGGTTCCGCATCGCACCCCTCCCGACAGGGCGGGGTGCTGGCGCTGGTCGGCATCGTGCTGTTCGCCTTCTCGCTCCGCAGCGCGGTGGCATCGCTGTCGCCCTTGGTGGGGCTGATCTCGGAGGACTTCGCGCTTCCGGCGAGCGTGCTGGGCCTCATCGGCACGGCGCCGCCGGTGTGCTTCGCGGTGTTCGGGCTGCTGGCGCCGCAGTTCGAGAAGCGGTTCGGCGTGGAGAAGGTGACCGTCGCCGCGATCACGGTGGTCGCCGCCGGACTCGTCGCCCGCGGCTTCGCCGTCGATTCGCTGAGTCTGCTCGCCGCCACCGCGCTGATCTTCGCCGGTGTCGGCGTCGGCAACATCCTGCTGCCGCCGCTGGTGAAGAAGTACTTCCCGCGACGGGTCGGACTGCTCACCACCGTCTACACGACCACGATGGCCGTGGCCACCTTCACGCCGCCGCTGATCGCCGTACCGGTTGCCGGCATCGCCGGCTGGCGCCTGTCCCTGGGCGCGTGGGCTGTCTTCGCGGCGCTGGCGACCCTGCCGTGGCTCCTCATGCTCTGGCGGGCGCGCGCAGATGTGCCGGAAGAGATCGAATCGGCCACGCCGCGGCTGTTCGCCCGGCTATGGCGACTGCCGCTGGCCTGGGCGCTCGCGGTGGCATTCGGAGTGTCGTCGACTCTTGCCTACACGTCGTTCGGCTGGCTGCCCACGATCCTGGTGGACATCGCCGGCGTCACCCCCGAGACCGCCGGAGCGCTGCTGTCGCTGTTCGCGCTGATGGGACTGCCGGCTTCGCTGCTCGTGCCCCTCCTGGTCGCGCGGCTGCGTGCCGAGAAGGTGCTGTTCGCCGTCGCGGTGGTCGCCGGGCTGGCGGGGTTGGCGGGCCTCATCTTCGCGCCGCAGGCTGCTCCCACGCTGTGGGTTGCGCTGCTGGGTACGGCGCCGCTGCTGTTTCCCATGATCCTGGTGATGCTGGGGTTGCGCACCCGCACGCATGAGACCGCGCTCGCACTCAGCGGCTTCGTCCAGAGCATCGGTTATGCGATCACAGCGGTGTTCCCGCTCGCGATCGGTCTGCTGCATGATGCGACCGATGGCTGGACGCTTCCGCTGTGGGTGCTGGTCGGCGTCGTCGCCGCAGCGGTCCCCGCGGGGTATGTGATCACCCGCGCCCGCAGCGTCGAAGAGGACTGGGAGCGCCGGTACGGCACGTGGTGA